The nucleotide window CAGGTGATTATGTCGTGGGTGATAGTGATGGTGTCGTTATTATCCCTCAGAAGGATGTTGAACGGATTATTGAGGCTGCAGAAGCAAAAGTAAAGAAGGATGAAGAACGGGCACATGAGGCATTACATAATGGGGAAGCATCAATCCGTGCTTATTTAGCAAAAGTGGTGAAATAAAAAATGGCGTAGTGAATTTATTGTTCACTACGCCATTTTCTAATTTTATTTTAGGTTCGCAGCTTGGTACTCAGCAAATTGCTTCTCGTCGAAACGTTTTTCCCATTTCGCCATAACAAGTGCTGCCAATGTATTACCTACTACGTTTACAGCTGTACGAGCCATATCTAAAATACGGTCAATACCTGCAATGAATGCTAAACCTTCAAGTGGGATACCTACAGAACCCAATGTTGCAAGAAGTACTACGAAAGATACCCCTGGAACACCCGCAATACCTTTAGATGTTACCATTAATACAAGCATTAATGTAATCTGTTCCATAATTGAAAGGTCAATACCGTACATTTGCGCAATGAAGATTGCTGCAATCGCCTGGTAAAGAGTAGAACCGTCTAAGTTGAATGAATAACCTGTCGGGATTACGAACGATACGATATCTTTCGGTGCACCCATTTTTTCTGTTTTTAACATAATACGAGGTAATACTGTCTCTGATGAAGAAGTAGTGTAGGCCAGTAATAGCTCGTCCTTAATCATACGAATTAATTTAAAGATATTAATACCGAAAATACGGGCTGTAATACCTAATACAACGATTACAAAGAAAATCATAGTTGCATATACTAAGATTGCCAATTTCCCTAACGGAATAAGGGATTCTACACCAAATTTGGAAACGGTTACACCTATAAGTGCAAATACCCCGATTGGTGCGAATTTCATTACTAAGTTTGTGACCCAGAACAT belongs to Solibacillus sp. FSL W7-1436 and includes:
- a CDS encoding cation:dicarboxylate symporter family transporter codes for the protein MLKKFKISLAAQILIGLVLGVIVGAVFFGNETAQSYLQPLGDIFLNLIKMIVVPIIISTLIVGVAGTGDMKQLGRLGGKTLIYFEVITTVAIVVGLLAANLFQPGAGIDMNALEKSDISSYVETTEAEEDKSKIQIIVDIVPKNIINAMAEGDMLAIIFFSVIFGLGVAAIGDRGKPVLAFFQGTADAMFWVTNLVMKFAPIGVFALIGVTVSKFGVESLIPLGKLAILVYATMIFFVIVVLGITARIFGINIFKLIRMIKDELLLAYTTSSSETVLPRIMLKTEKMGAPKDIVSFVIPTGYSFNLDGSTLYQAIAAIFIAQMYGIDLSIMEQITLMLVLMVTSKGIAGVPGVSFVVLLATLGSVGIPLEGLAFIAGIDRILDMARTAVNVVGNTLAALVMAKWEKRFDEKQFAEYQAANLK